Within Oreochromis aureus strain Israel breed Guangdong linkage group 19, ZZ_aureus, whole genome shotgun sequence, the genomic segment GCGCTGGACGTGGAAGGCGTGGACGGCGCGCTGGACGTGGAAGGCGTGGATGTAAAGATGCATCCTGCACGTCGACCTCCGATGGCGGTGCGCGCTTCTCCGGCCCGCCGAGCCCCTCTCTTGATGGTGGCCGCTCCTCCCGCTCGCTGAGCTCCAGCTCGggctcgctgagctcctccgGCTCACTGAGCTCCACCGCTGGCGACGCGGGCTCCTCCCGCTCGCTGAGCTCCAGCTCGggctcgctgagctcctccgGCTCACTGAGCTCCACCGCTGGCGACGCGGGCTCCTCCCGCTCGCTGAGCTCCTGTTCGGGCTTGCTGAGCTCCGCAGCTGGCGACGCGGGCTCCTCCCGCTCGCCGAGCTCCTCCCGCTCGCCGAGCTCCAGCTCGggctcgctgagctcctccgGCTCACTGAGCTCCACCGCTGGCGACGCGGGCTCCTCCCGCTCGCTGAGCTCCTGTTCGGGCTTGCTGAGCTCCGCAGCTGGCGACGCGGGCTCCTCCCGCCGCCGAGCTCCTCCCGCCGCCGAGCTCCAGCTcgctcgctgagctcctccgGCTCACTGAGCTCCACCGCTGGCGACGCGGGCTCCTCCCGCTCGCTGAGCTCCTGTTCGGGCTTGCTGAGCTCCGCAGCTGGCGACGCGGGCTCCTCCCGCTCGCCGAGCTCCTCCCGCTCGCCGAGCTCCTGCTCGGGCTTGCTGAGCTCCGCAGCTGGCGACGCGGGCTCCTCCCGCTCGCCGAGCTCCTCCCGCTCGCCGAGCTCCTCCGGCTTGCTGAGCTCCACAGCTGGCGGCGCAAGCACCTCCGGCTGCGACGCGGGCTCCCCCCGCTCGCTGAGCTGCTCCTCCGGCTGCGACGCGGGCTCCCCCCGCTCGCTGAGCTGCTCCTCCGGCTGCGACGCGGGCTTAGATGGTTGATCCGGAGGCGAAGATGGTGATGCGGTAGCTGCAGGCGGTGAAGATGATGGTCGAGCGGGTGATGTGGATGGTGAAGCCGAGAGTGCTGCGGTCGCTGCAGTCTGATGAGACGCTGGTGGAGAAGTAGCTGCAGAGGGCGGAGGTGACGATGGTGTGGCAGCTACTCGTGGTAGACTGGGCAGCGATGCAGGAACAACAGACGGGTGAAATGATGGCAGAGTTGGTCCAGCAGGCATACCGGCCTCCAACTGAGGATGAAGATGAGAGGTTGACTGGACTAAAGCCTGAGTTATGTGCTGGGCAGCAGACTGAGTTACGTGCTGGGCAGCAGACTGAGTAGAGGGTGATATGGCTAACATGAAGGGTAGAGAGGAGGAACATGTTACCGCGGGCTCTACAATGTCCAGGGAGCCAGAGGcaactgaggtctccagttcgGCCTCTGGGGAGGCCTTGGGGAGAATCCCAGCCTCCTGATTGCCTGTAGTGGCAGGTTCATGTTCTAGCACCGGGTCCTTTAACAAATCAACAGCCACAAAAACAGTTTCAGGATGCATATTAGCACAGTGCAGTAACTCTGAATTAACAGCCTCTGTCCATTTAGCTGCCGCACCAGCGCCTTCAGAGTTCACCGTCCCAGAGCTAACTGGCTCAGAAACTAAGGCTCCGCATCCAGCCCCAGAAAAGCAGCCATCACTACTCCTTACATTAAGAAATGACCCAGAATTAGCTTCCGGCCCGCCTCCACTTTCTGGCAATGCAGACCCTTTAAGCTTATCCTCCATTGCGAGCCCAGTTTTATTATTAACTGACTGGGCACTGTCCCTAGGTTTAGACGAAGCCATCTCTGGTTTCATAACAAAAACGTCTTTACCAACATCAGAGTCCGTCTCACTCACTGCGGCTCCTTGTGCGGCTAGTCCTGAGTCAGCTGGTTCCTCCGAAACCACAGGAGTGAGGTGAGCTTCGGTTTGACGAAGATGACGCCGACGCCGTCTCTTTCGTGATGGCGGGGCCGCGTCAAAGGAATCTGTCCCCTCCTGCTCGTGAGAGACTGGATTAAGTAAGGAGACAGAGTCCGGTTTACTCACT encodes:
- the LOC120434956 gene encoding uncharacterized protein KIAA0754-like — encoded protein: MADRDRIIPPTTMDPADSRVATEEGSLTQLWGYCQSVTQAVDPHMRHIQVVFFDNYLSSTTFSTSFLDIDKLIQIITELRASSSFELFGLGCPGKEDAAASLAALAAWFFLHRWRVFPPPLAAHLLDPPLQGRRRPAPSPLVPSASSVSADKGSAALVTTVSKPDSVSLLNPVSHEQEGTDSFDAAPPSRKRRRRRHLRQTEAHLTPVVSEEPADSGLAAQGAADPVLEHEPATTGNQEAGILPKASPEAELETSVASGSLDIVEPAVTCSSSLPFMLAISPSTQSAAQHVTQSAAQHITQALVQSTSHLHPQLEAGMPAGPTLPSFHPSVVPASLPSLPRVAATPSSPPPSAATSPPASHQTAATAALSASPSTSPARPSSSPPAATASPSSPPDQPSKPASQPEEQLSERGEPASQPEEQLSERGEPASQPEVLAPPAVELSKPEELGEREELGEREEPASPAAELSKPEQELGEREELGEREEPASPAAELSKPEQELSEREEPASPAVELTRRREEPASPAAELSKPEQELSEREEPASPAVELSEPEELSEPELELGEREELGEREEPASPAAELSKPEQELSEREEPASPAVELSEPEELSEPELELSEREEPASPAVELSEPEELSEPELELSEREERPPSREGLGGPEKRAPPSERAVHAFHVQRAVHAVHVQRAVHVQRVGDPGPFNSVGRRSCNTAATGPVAGHRSCHTAATRPVEATEPFRRCCGPMAVRRRSSVPSDGLEVGLRNCFLPLPTYSRSHLFCRPPGRLPELCPLPLGLGLD